A genomic stretch from Plasmodium cynomolgi strain B DNA, chromosome 8, whole genome shotgun sequence includes:
- a CDS encoding hypothetical protein (putative), translating to MNKENTEKLISIINLLDKISERNDAKNPKYDKVKSFFSSELSKTFDTLDNQKSMFPLHCENDTRDFSAKQIIDKIKKTKSFFYFNKSYSSERDESTCGDRAWVATRKGGDVPQNEGQTEQQTEHQTEPLREPPSKPLREPPNEPPNEPPSEPPSEQLSEQLSESPKGAHAREQRSRKEDSTERVNNKCTHFHDIHGEGKKSTSITETTGCVKGSNQDSKTNTTFSFESEGFSSAKRYTGSFHFKRKSQHEPRDYFSDTELLEYNNSSRKKKNLLEMLKRQQVRKYKEELRADSVDNSAFIAPSKKCGRVHEEVEADEYLDHKGLGQLLEKIIEHLNVNLKEAMNKYVKEINKLNKANDTLSRKLETAVENNDEQAQEIRDLNKRISQIGEEKTEMNKRIESYEFTIHKSKKLKNEGQGDNEAKGALEMEIKNLKRELNLANSLNEKIKHEKLSLQEKIKNKTDKLRREKDKLKKANDLLLEKSNLLVQLQTPVTFDVPSLKVASKKMCMYECSCE from the exons ATGAACAAAGAAAACACAGAAAAGCTAATCAGCATAATAAATTTGCTGGATAAAATATCCGAGCGCAATGATGCCAAGAACCCCAAGTATGATAAAGTTAAAAGCTTTTTTTCAAGCGAGCTGTCAAAGACATTCGACACTTTGGACAATCAGAAGTCGATGTTTCCGTTGCACTGCGAAAATGATACACGCGATTTTAGTGCCAAGCAAATAAttgacaaaattaaaaagacgaaaagttttttctatttcaaTAAGTCATACTCGAGTGAACGGGACGAATCCACGTGTGGCGACAGAGCATGGGTTGCGAcgaggaaggggggggatgTTCCTCAAAATGAGGGGCAAACTGAGCAGCAAACTGAGCATCAGACCGAGCCGCTAAGAGAACCACCAAGCAAACCGCTAAGAGAACCGCCAAACGAACCGCCAAACGAACCGCCAAGCGAACCGCCAAGCGAACAGCTAAGCGAACAGCTAAGCGAATCCCCAAAAGGCGCACATGCGCGAGAGCAGCGGTCCCGCAAGGAAGACTCAACCGAACGAGTAAATAACAAGTGCACACATTTTCATGATATTCacggggaagggaaaaaatcgaCAAGCATAACAGAGACAACTGGTTGCGTGAAAGGATCTAATCAGGACTCCAAAACAAACACAACATTTTCATTCGAAAGTGAAGGTTTTTCCTCTGCTAAAAGGTATACAGGTAGTTTCCACTTTAAAAGAAAGTCGCAACATGAACCAAGAGACTACTTCAGTGACACTGAATTGTTGGAATATAATAACTcgagtaggaaaaaaaaaaatttgctagaaatgttaaaaaggcAGCAGGTCAGGAAGTATAAGGAGGAGTTGCGTGCGGACTCAGTGGACAATTCGGCATTCATTGCTCCATCGAAGAAGTGCGGACGTGTTCACGAGGAAGTTGAGGCAG ATGAATACTTAGATCACAAGGGTCTCGGGCAGTTACTGGAAAAAATCATAGAACATTTGAACGTCAACCTGAAGGAGGCAATGAATAAATACGTGAAGGAG ATAAACAAACTGAACAAGGCGAACGACACGCTAAGCAGAAAGCTCGAAACTGCCGTTGAGAACAACGATGAACAG GCCCAAGAAATCAGAGACCTGAACAAACGGATAAGTCAAataggggaggagaaaaccGAAATGAACAAGCGCATCGAGAGTTACGAATTTACAATACACAAATCAAAG aaattaaaaaatgagggaCAAGGCGACAACGAAGCAAAAGGTGCCCtggaaatggaaataaaaaatctaaAGAGGGAATTAAACCTGGCCAATTCattgaacgaaaaaataaaacatgaaaaGTTGTCTCtccaggaaaaaataaaaaataaaacggaTAAACTTAGGAGAGAAAAAGACAAA CTAAAAAAAGCCAATGACTTACTTTTGGAAAAGAGCAACTTACTCGTGCAGCTGCAGACGCCCGTCACGTTCGATGTACCATCCCTAAAGGTagcatcaaaaaaaatgtgcatgtatgaATGCAGTTGTGAGTAA
- a CDS encoding hypothetical protein (putative), with product MKLSARNFPFFFPILTFFLILFKYGLVKGLYETKAFPLIHLMTNRNTYVGSSNYMIKSNLINILTLYKDVKFEGDSSTIDDLLDVDDETKIERLVKEKMQIISKHVNSRQLVKYSGFIHLYEIVHNSNFYFLLHFILKNNNNGVVIVVPEDLHIDREEYLRVNGAAFQSSGTTDDRSGDDRSGDDRSRDDRSADDRISANRISANRISDDLLERRILFAQTFLLNYRLNQPVYFVKNNKEVERIYQNYKGKFGFFDLTRNVSIMPLSKNQHRNKISAQNVFYFLSKDNIHINSVFNKIKNSETFLFTKRKTIVITMDYNVFNIISSHPSHSTATNTKVIAMTELIKLFSHVYKNEDVNYNILFLFSNYYFGIDHFLDSMNVIFRENIEFVLTLDSLNDVNFFIHQSNKLPPAHVLRFYDILKKVVMKNLQMEIQLREEKIKTHSKHLPKFHEYFELKNIHSFTLSAKEKIFSFIHKTPLIEQKIKPDQVSTHIRNIFEALYVYVKSSKEENSNERDMHKDVLRYTNQMIDTEEFIVLNENLNKFIKFFVYQDEVGKFINYIKMIINPFVTDSNFLIRDYKIPYDKKEKYFYQKSAIITFSMAISYIFHYLHFLLVALFLALVYVFVNFHVVPSFYKAKAA from the coding sequence ATGAAGCTATCTGCAAggaattttcccttttttttccccattttgacgtTTTTTCTGATCCTCTTTAAGTATGGCTTGGTTAAGGGACTGTACGAAACGAAGGCGTTCCCGCTGATTCACCTAATGACGAACAGAAACACCTATGTTGGGTCCAGCAATTATATGATTAAAAGcaatttgataaatataCTGACCCTTTACAAAGACGTCAAGTTTGAAGGAGACAGTTCCACCATAGATGATCTGCTAGACGTGGATGACgaaacaaaaattgaaaggctcgtgaaggaaaaaatgcagatcATCAGTAAGCATGTGAACTCACGACAGTTGGTTAAATATTCTGGGTTTATCCACCTGTACGAAATTGTGCATAatagcaatttttattttttgctgcactttattttgaaaaataataataatggcGTGGTGATAGTGGTGCCGGAGGATTTGCACATAGACAGGGAGGAGTACCTGCGAGTTAACGGGGCGGCGTTCCAGAGTAGCGGCACCACAGATGATCGAAGCGGCGATGATCGAAGCGGCGATGACCGAAGCAGGGATGACCGAAGCGCCGATGACCGCATCAGTGCTAACCGCATCAGCGCAAACCGCATCAGCGATGACCTGCTGGAGAGGCGAATCCTGTTCGCCCAAACGTTCCTGCTAAACTATAGACTAAACCAACCGGTCTATTTCGTAAAAAACAACAAGGAGGTGGAGCGCATTTACCAAAACTACAAGGGCAAGTTTGGCTTTTTCGACTTAACCAGAAATGTGAGCATCATGCCACTATCCAAAAATCAACACAGAAACAAAATAAGTGCCCAAAATgtattctattttttaagtaaagaTAATATTCACATAAACTCTGTGTTTAATAAGATCAAAAATAGTGAAACCTTTCTCtttacgaaaaggaaaacaattGTCATTACGATGGATTACAACGTCTTTAACATTATAAGTTCGCATCCCTCCCATAGTACAGCGACAAATACAAAGGTGATTGCCATGACggagttaataaaattattttctcatgTTTACAAAAACGAGGACGTGAATTATAACATCCTATTCTTATTCAGCAATTATTACTTTGGTATAGATCATTTTCTGGATTCGATGAACGTGATATTTAGGGAAAACATCGAGTTCGTTTTAACTTTGGATAGTCTGAAcgatgtgaatttttttattcatcaaAGTAACAAGTTACCACCCGCTCATGTGCTGCGTTTTTACGATATACTAAAAAAAGTGGTGATGAAAAATCTCCAAATGGAGATCCAAttgagggaagaaaaaataaaaacacataGCAAACATCTGCCAAAGTTCCATGAATATttcgaattaaaaaatatacacagtTTTACGTTAagcgcaaaagaaaaaatcttcaGCTTTATTCATAAGACACCTTTGATAGAGCAGAAAATAAAGCCAGACCAAGTGTCGACACATATCAGAAATATATTCGAGGCGTtgtatgtgtatgtaaaATCGTCCAAGGAGGAAAATTCAAATGAGAGGGATATGCACAAGGATGTGCTGAGGTATACCAACCAGATGATAGACACTGAAGAATTTATCGTACTAAATGAAAACCTTAacaaatttatcaaattttttgtgtaccaGGATGAGGTGGGGAAGTTCATTAATTACATAAAGATGATTATCAATCCGTTTGTCACCGACTCGAATTTTCTCATCAGGGATTATAAAATCCCATACGAtaagaaggagaaatatttttatcaaaagaGTGCCATCATCACCTTTTCCATGGCCATTTCTTATATCTTCCActacctccattttttgctggTCGCTCTCTTTTTAGCACTTGTCTAcgtttttgtgaatttcCACGTGGTCCCCTCGTTTTACAAAGCGAAGGCTGCGTAG
- a CDS encoding phospholipase C-like (putative) — protein sequence MKEGEYVYKWNSNNIFQKKTLKFFYLDVNNYCIRWNSKKKKVKENKNPTLYIWDIIKILDGSESSFFKKKEEEKNLSIEIISAQRNLRITFLDIQRWKMWLFGLMYYQYKFINKGSGKKKMKSFIYESNKLYDNYIISGLKDINALTLSQLYIILRSLNIYLNMKILYHYFSIYKNKGTVNYVGFTKILEHIFSNKHITTHFDMYKGKNSSCIDKRSFIEFLIDVQCEGKCEERIFRGGDTEEGVVVPIAVDPTPRDGTKNAENNSEGIHQKKEKKGENNPCGEANLVGKHKPRGDIVTANSVKNYFGNYQWGGTFMKNMNKEGVNQNDLHFGMSNLPNTFLLPDNWMCQDEDYITVLNILRGKLGLGTAKGEKGGNREGFATGGGYHSDGFSGNKRWGDEGSRWGDANSRWGDANSRRGDANSRRGDANSRWSSANSGRGYRRGHRSDSADNAKVSSHHGGECILPQEQRRSEKSESCYIRAKAIYKLLNTIKKYNIPFVMINEDKHYLTQIGLVYFLLSKENSIMCPEYSKVYQNMNLPLCNYWINSSHNTYLGRKQIFSSSNIEQYIYILIDGCRCVEFDCYYFNKNIVVYHGFYGYKLTSSILFCDTLIACKLFGFTTSPFPIILSLEIHCKNKHKNLIAKILICILGNQLYIPKSRDEINNITPDNCKNRFLVKYKHFENNENSGFYFIFEGLQSVMYDELGYISDIIGDPDEDTEEQDGPLGDVHNLLRGGSGDSDSSDENKIERNEDCHAQRKSNRRDRKSPNHRDDDDIEKQFDSYIKNSIQKGYIHERKKRSIYMSSLCHDPDAVEKDQRDDSSHSDDNPQVVKGTMLSRHKKGKSHSRSSTQGEDDNGPRNTPLNGVPKEEEDADGDVPPLAREKLVNGTPEEGEKKTENQNARNNNILNEYSCLKGYAFQNFCENRTYNEICSISENKFIKLIKKNEEEIIKYNQKTLTRVYPSGTRLASTNFNPLIFWSAGIQFVALNYQYNGLSMLLNKGRFLENGGKHSGYILKPEILRFNEKKDYNILHLDLQILSLHQINFLFSIKNKYQEKKLKKKLFKMDMIQRIQTHKKINKKMKNFKDVQKLEKEKKLRCTIR from the exons atgaaagaaggaGAGTATGTGTACAAATGGAACAGcaataatattttccaaaagaagacgttgaaatttttctacctagatgtaaataattattgcATACGATGgaattcgaaaaaaaaaaaagtaaaagaaaataaaaacccaACTTTGTACATATgggatattataaaaatattggacGGATCAgaatcttccttttttaaaaaaaaagaagaagaaaaaaatttatctatTGAAATTATAAGTGCCCAAAGAAATTTGAGAATTACCTTCCTCGACATACAGAGGTGGAAGATGTGGCTCTTCGGCTTGATGTATTATCAgtacaaatttattaacaaaggatcgggcaaaaaaaaaatgaagtcctTCATATATGAAAGCAACAAACTGTACGATAATTACATCATATCTGGTCTAAAGGATATCAATGCATTGACACTCTCCCAGCTCTACATCATTCTGAGGAGTctgaatatttatttgaaCATGAAGATTTTATATCATTACTtttcaatatataaaaataaaggaactGTTAACTACGTAGGTTTTACTAAAATTCTGgagcacattttttcaaataaacaTATTACCACACATTTTGATATGtataaggggaaaaactccAGCTGTATAGATAAGAGGAGCTTTATCGAATTCTTGATTGATGTGCAGTGTGAGGGGAAATGTGAGGAGAGGATTTTCA ggggaggcgACACAGAAGAAGGAGTAGTAGTACCCATCGCAGTGGATCCTACGCCAAGGGATGGTAccaaaaatgcagaaaataacTCTGAAGGAATCCaccagaagaaggagaaaaaaggtgaaaataaCCCCTGCGGAGAAGCGAATTTGGTTGGTAAGCACAAACCAAGAGGAGATATCGTCACAGCTAATTCTGTGAAGAACTATTTTGGCAACTACCAGTGGGGAGGTAcctttatgaaaaatatgaataaggAAGGAGTTAATCAAAATGACTTGCACTTCGGTATGAGCAATTTACCAAATACATTTCTCCTGCCGGATAATTGGATGTGCCAAGATGAAGACTACATCACTGTGTTAAATATACTGAGAGGTAAGCTAGGTTTGGGTAccgcaaagggggagaagggtGGGAATCGTGAAGGTTTCGCAACCGGTGGGGGTTACCACAGCGATGGCTTCAGTGGGAACAAAAGGTGGGGCGATGAGGGCAGTAGGTGGGGCGATGCGAACAGTAGGTGGGGCGATGCGAACAGTAGGCGGGGCGATGCAAACAGTAGGCGGGGCGATGCAAACAGTAGGTGGAGCAGTGCAAACAGTGGGCGGGGCTATCGCAGAGGCCACCGCAGCGACAGCGCTGACAACGCCAAAGTGAGTAGTCACCATGGTGGAGAGTGCATCCTCCCCCAGGAACAACGACGAAGCGAGAAAAGCGAGTCCTGCTACATTAGAGCCAAAGCAATATATAAATTGCTAAACACGATAAAGAAGTATAACATCCCATTTGTTATGATTAATGAAGACAAGCATTACTTGACGCAGATCGGGCTGGTGTACTTCCTGCTGTCAAAGGAAAATAGCATAATGTGCCCAGAATACTCCAAAGTTTACCAAAATATGAACCTACCCCTTTGTAACTACTGGATTAATAGCAGCCACAACACCTACCTTGGGaggaaacaaattttcaGCTCAAGCAATATCGaacaatatatttacatCCTCATAGATGGATGTAGATGTGTCGAATTCGATtgctattattttaataaaaatatcgttGTTTATCATGGGTTCTATGGATATAAGTTAACCTCTTCCATCCTTTTCTGTGACACACTCATTGCATGCAAACTGTTTGGATTTACAACCTCCCCCTTCCCCATCATCCTGTCATTAGAAATTCACTGCAAAAATAAgcacaaaaatttaattgcTAAAATTTTGATATGTATCCTAGGCAATCAGCTGTACATCCCCAAGAGTAGAGACGAAATTAATAACATCACTCCggataattgtaaaaatcgaTTTTTGGTGAAATATAAACACTTTGAGAATAATGAAAACTCGGGGTTTTACTTCATCTTTGAGGGTCTGCAGAGTGTCATGTACGATGAGCTGGGGTACATTTCTGACATCATTGGCGATCCTGATGAGGATACAGAGGAGCAGGATGGTCCCTTGGGGGACGTGCACAATCTTCTCCGTGGTGGTAGCGGCGACAGCGACAGTAgtgatgaaaacaaaattgagagAAACGAGGATTGCCACGCTCAGAGGAAAAGTAACCGCCGCGACCGGAAAAGCCCAAACCATCGTGACGATGACGACATCGAGAAACAATTTGATAGCTACATAAAGAACAGCATTCAGAAGGGGTACATCCACGAACGGAAAAAGCGAAGCATTTACATGAGCAGTTTGTGTCATGACCCTGACGCTGTGGAGAAGGACCAGCGAGATGATTCCTCCCACAGTGATGACAACCCCCAAGTGGTAAAAGGCACGATGCTTTCgaggcacaaaaagggaaaaagtcACAGTAGGAGCTCCACTCAGGGGGAAGATGATAATGGCCCACGTAATACCCCACTAAATGGAGTACctaaagaagaagaggatgcTGATGGTGATGTCCCCCCGCTGGCTAGAGAAAAACTTGTAAATGGAACTCccgaagagggggaaaaaaaaacggaaaatcAGAACGCaagaaataataacataCTAAATGAGTACTCCTGCTTGAAGGGATACGCGTTTCAGaatttttgcgaaaataGGACATACAACGAAATATGCTCGATTagcgaaaataaatttatcaagttgattaaaaagaatgaagaAGAGATAATAAAGTATAACCAGAAAACGTTGACGCGAGTGTACCCTTCTGGTACAAGATTGGCATCCACCAACTTTAACCCACTCATTTTCTGGAGCGCAGGAATACAGTTTGTGGCGTTAAATTATCAGTACAATGGGCTGAGCATGCTACTCAACAAAGGAAGGTTTCTAGAAAATGGAGGAAAGCACTCAGGGTACATCCTAAAACCAGAAATTTTACggtttaatgaaaaaaaggactacAATATTTTGCACCTCGATCTGCAGATACTGTCCTTGCATCAGATCAACTTCTTATTTTccatcaaaaataaatatcaagagaagaaattaaaaaaaaaattattcaaaatggataTGATACAACGTATTCagacacacaaaaaaattaacaaaaaaatgaaaaattttaaagatgtacaaaaattagaaaaggaaaaaaaactcagaTGTACAATCAGatga
- a CDS encoding hypothetical protein (putative) produces MNSTDGINNEDNRICHHNLRKNRKPRSYDFEYFDESLNRQKGKRRGRKRGRKPKNAPNVINDSVDSTNIDERVKRPYIKKKSKDTNVHEQEATENVKSEEYIVHKNECVEDNKLLDVPAARPKGRKRKNFNIDKSMHLLNSNVPLRNSNIKIDRICEYLSYQTNTTWRYMGSTVKFRVINDQQEKYIFLKNMKKHIIFEIIKIAMFALLRVNLNDNNIYTLHTEMKKRSSREHPNKRSNTSRGKRSSGDKTAEGNYIPSVLHPSGTEQHDNNPRSSNGHIHCSYYYYSKHKTGSGGSAKGLRRGSSHGSEKGQVHQRDTDIHQSNYNHSSAGITRGSENSLRNQLPRESDMPPSCTYAHYDFMEDIHKRLQEKNDILNQGVTVSEILDFVKEKYEKYYENVKQYIVTTLNIYCALNIFKLIRRGRYAICRFEHFNIFKVKYFKKYFKFFYSLKGEEEILMNVKNYLKSFYYGKTGTPQGTPQATPQSSRKGSPQPKQKQRKEPEACAQNGTIKEEQRQMNDDPPEKNKSVKHENEARDITIPVNSVDSATLNRRNSNVSSASRTGKTEPDGDKNDPAVSAPLNEANNIRKNKSRAKNSQKEPKTKEKQKKKQS; encoded by the exons atgaACAGCACCGATGGAATAAACAATGAAGATAACAGAATATGTCACCATAACTtaagaaaaaacaggaaGCCGCGAAGCTACGATTTCGAATACTTTGATGAATCGTTAAAtaggcaaaaggggaaaaggagggGCAGAAAGAGAGGGAGGAAACCCAAAAATGCTCCAAACGTAATTAACGATAGTGTAGACTCTACAAATATAGATGAAAGGGTTAAGAGGCCAtacattaagaaaaaaagcaaagacaCGAATGTGCACGAACAGGAAGCCACAGAAAACGTGAAAAGTGAAGAATACATTgtccacaaaaatgaatgtgTTGAAGATAACAAACTGCTGGACGTCCCGGCGGCACGCcccaaaggaagaaaaagaaaaaattttaacatagACAAAAGTATGCACCTACTTAATTCAAATGTGCCCCTCAGAAAtagtaacataaaaattgacCGCATATGTGAATATCTGTCCTACCAAACGAATACCACATGGAGGTACATGGGGTCGACTGTTAAATTTAGGGTTATAAATGATcagcaagaaaaatatatttttttaaaaaacatgaaaaagcatataatatttgaaataattaaaattgctATGTTCGCCCTACTCAGGGTTAATCTGAATGACAATAACATTTACACCTTACACACCGAGATGAAGAAGAGATCCTCTAGGGAGCATCCCAATAAACGCAGTAATACATCCAGGGGCAAACGCTCCTCGGGTGACAAAACTGCAGAAGGGAATTACATCCCTAGTGTCCTTCACCCCAGTGGGACAGAACAGCACGATAATAACCCCCGCAGTAGTAACGGTCACATACACTGCagctactactactacagCAAGCATAAGACAGGCAGTGGTGGTAGTGCTAAAGGGTTAAGGCGCGGTTCTAGCCATGGCAGCGAAAAAGGGCAGGTCCATCAGCGCGACACGGATATCCATCAAAGTAATTATAACCACAGTAGCGCAGGCATTACTCGTGGGAGTGAAAACAGTTTGAGGAATCAACTCCCTAGAGAAAGTGATATGCCCCCCTCCTGCACATACGCGCATTATGACTTCATGGAAGACATCCATAAAAGGCTACAAGAAAAGAATGACATACTAAACCAAGGTGTAACTGTATCCGAAATTCTAGattttgtaaaagaaaaatatgaaaagtaTTACGAAAATGTTAAACAATACATTGTGACGAcactaaatatttattgtgctttaaatatatttaagcTGATCAGAAGAGGCAGGTATGCCATTTGTAGGTTTGAGcatttcaacatttttaaagtgaaatattttaaaaaatattttaagtttttttatagcttaaagggggaggaagaaattttgatgaacgttaaaaattatttgaagtCTTTTTACTATGGCAAGACG GGAACTCCCCAAGGAACTCCCCAAGCGACTCCCCAAAGTAGCCGCAAAGGGAGCCCCCAACCGAAACAGAAGCAGCGCAAGGAGCCCGAAGCGTGCGCCCAAAACGGGACGATAAAGGAAGAGCAGAGGCAAATGAACGACGACCCCCcagaaaagaataaaagtgTTAAGCATGAAAACGAAGCGAGAGATATTACCATCCCGGTCAATAGTGTAGATAGCGCAACGCTGAACAGAAGAAACAGCAACGTATCATCGGCGAGTAGAACGGGCAAGACGGAGCCTGATGGGGATAAAAACGACCCCGCAGTAAGCGCACCTTTGAACGAAGCAAACAACATtcggaaaaacaaaagcagagcgaaaaatagccaaaaggaaccaaaaacaaaggaaaagcagaaaaaaaagcaaagctAA